Proteins from a single region of Hordeum vulgare subsp. vulgare chromosome 6H, MorexV3_pseudomolecules_assembly, whole genome shotgun sequence:
- the LOC123402117 gene encoding verprolin-like, protein MDDVLLHRSAGGHNFRRRSVGGGGRRLAPMSSPALPPSAYGFFPYPAAPPGPFLYPPYNLYSCGSLPPLPFNHPGLPPRPPATAAKHATFPYQSSPMPPRPAAVTKVKQTAATGMSVSAPRKMLEGKSKKPRTPRSTEEPPRAQRRKPLQRAAPLPATSAVTEALDDLEREVTRGFVEDLLHALAPPPSSLPLPTFSLVRAAATKVPAPCTV, encoded by the coding sequence ATGGATGATGTTCTCCTCCACCGATCAGCAGGCGGCCACAACTTCCGCCGGAGGTCTGTCGGCGGAGGTGGCCGGAGGCTCGCCCCCATGAGCTCGCCAGCGTTGCCTCCGAGCGCCTACGGTTTCTTCCCTTATCCCGCGGCTCCTCCGGGCCCGTTTCTATACCCGCCGTATAACTTGTACTCTTGtggctctctccctcccctgccGTTCAACCACCCCGGTCTGCCACCGCGCCCGCCGGCGACTGCGGCCAAGCACGCCACGTTCCCTTACCAGTCGTCGCCTATGCCTCCTCGTCCGGCCGCTGTCACCAAGGTCAAACAGACCGCGGCGACCGGGATGAGCGTGTCGGCGCCGAGGAAGATGCTCGAGGGCAAGAGCAAGAAGCCGAGGACACCGAGGTCCACAGAGGAGCCTCCGAGGGCGCAGCGGAGGAAGCCGCTGCAGAGGGCGGCGCCGCTGCCTGCGACGTCGGCGGTCACGGAGGCGCTGGACGACCTGGAGCGCGAGGTGACACGGGGCTTCGTGGAGGACCTGCTCCACGCGCTCGCACCGCCGCCCAGCAGCCTACCCCTGCCCACCTTCTCCCTCGTCAGGGCGGCCGCCACCAAGGTCCCAGCGCCATGCACGGTGTAG